AGTGCAGATCAACATCTTCGAGGTTAAGCGCCCCGAGATTGATGCCCAGCTGATTGCCGATAACGTAGCTCAGCAGCTTCAGGCACGCATTTCTTTCCGTCGCGCGATGAAGAGCGCCATCAGCTCTGGCATGCGTATGGGTGCCGAGGGCGTTAAGGTGATGTGTTCGGGCCGCCTGGGCGGTGCAGATATGTCTCGTACCGAGATGTACAAGGAAGGCCGTGTGCCCCTGCAGACCCTGCGTGCCGACATCGACTATGCTACCTCTACAGCTCGTACCGTATATGGTGCCATTGGCGTGAAGGTTTGGGTATTTAAGGGAGAGCTATACGGCAAGATAGATCTATCTCCGGAGGCTCAGAACGGAAAAGGTAAGTCGTCCGCCCGTGGCGCTGCCCGTGGAGGTGACCGTCCGCCACGTGGAGGCGATCGTCCTGCCCGTGGAGGTGACCGTCCTGCCCGTGGTGGTGACCGTCCGCCACGCGGAGGTGGTGACAGAGGAGGCCGCCCAGGAGGCCCAGATATGAGTCAAGATAGAAACAAGCGTAAACGGAAATAATTATGCTACAACCGAAACGCACCAAATTCCGGAAAACCCAGAAGGGCCGGATACGTGGCATGGCCACCCGTGGGCAGGAGATTGCCTTCGGAAGCTTTGGACTTAAAACACTGGATACCAACTTCATTACGTCGCGCCAGATCGAGTCCGCTCGGATTGCGATGACACGCTTCATGAAGCGCGAAGGTCAGGTCTGGATTCGCATCTTCCCCGATAAGCCCATGACGAAAAAACCCGCAGAGGTTCGGATGGGTAAGGGCAAGGGATCGCCCGAGTACTGGGTAGCCCCCGTTCAGCCAGGGCGCATTATGTTTGAGTGTGATGGTGTGCCGGTAGAGGTAGCCCGTGAGGCCATGCGCCTGGCGGCCCAGAAGCTTCCGGTTAAAACCAAGTTTGTTATCCGCAGAGATTTCTAATCGCTATGAAAGCCGAAGATATACGTCAACTCAGTGAGCAGGAGCTGGAGTCCAGTATCCGCGATCACCAGAAAATGCTGGCAGATCTTAAGTTCAACCATACGATTGCGCCAATTGAAAATCCTGCACGCATCCGCAAGATTCGCAAGGAAGTTGCCCGGATGCACACCATTCTAAAAGAACGCAAGTCATGAGTGAAGAAAAAATTGCCCCTGCCCGCGCCAACCGAAAAGAGCGCACAGGCATCGTTTTGAGCAATAAAATGGAAAAAACCATTGTGGTGGGCGTAGAAAGGAAAGTAAAACATCCTTTGTATGGTAAGTTTATAAAAAAAACTACTAAATTTGCAGCCCACGACGAAAAGCAAGATGCCAATATCGGGGACCGTGTTCGTATCATGGAAACACGCCCCCTGAGCAAGACCAAGCGCTGGCGTCTGGTGGAGATAGTAGAAAGAGCGAAGTAACGCATCATTCAAAAAGAAGATGATTCAGCAAGAGTCTCGATTAAAAGTAGCCGACAATACAGGCGCCAAGGAGTTGCTATGTATTCGTGTGCTAGGGGGGTCTGCCCGCCGCTATGGTACCATAGGAGATACACTGGTGTGCTCTGTTAAATCGGCTATGCCAAACGGCACGGTGAAGAAGGGCGATGTGGTGAAGGCCGTTATTGTCCGTGTGAAAAAGGAGATACGCCGTCGTGACGGGAGTTACATCCGCTTTGACGAGAATGCTGCAGTCGTGATCAACAATGCAGGCGAGCCGAGAGGTACACGTATCTTTGGCCCAGTGGCGCGCGAGTTGCGTGAAAAGCAGTTTATGAAAATTGTATCTCTAGCTCCTGAGGTACTCTAAGCCTTTAGTATCATGCGTAGAACAAAGAATAAGATTCCCAAGCTTCATGTAGCAAAGGGCGACCAAGTGAGAGTGCTCTCTGGGAAAAACAGAGGTGCTAGCGGACGAATTTTGCGTGTGCTACCTAAGCAGCAAAAAGCTGTGGTTGAAGGAGTTAACATGATTACAAAACATGTTAAACCGAACCAAAATAACCCCAATGGCGATCGGATCACAATGGAAGCCCCCCTGCACGTGAGCAAGCTGATGCTGCTCGAGGGTGGAGTTCCTACCCGAGTTGGCAGAAAGAAGACCGAAAATGGCTGGGTCCGTGTAAGTAAGCGGACGGGCAAGGAAATGCCCACGCAACGATAGTTCTCGAGTGTTATTACTGTAAAGACATGGCTTACGAAGTTCGACTATTAAACATATATAAGGGATCAGTGGTTAAATCATTGAACGAAAAGTTCAATTATAAGAATACCCTTCAGGTTCCTAAGCTCGAGAAGATAGTACTTTCCCGAGGTATTGGTCAGGCGGTATCAGATAAAAAGCTGGTAGAGCAGGCTGTAGAGGAGTTTATGCTTATCTCAGGTCAGAAGCCTGTGGTTACCCGTTCCCGCGTGGATATCAGCAACTTCAAGCTGCGTAAGGGGATGCCGATTGGCTGCAAAGTTACCCTCCGCGGTATCCGGATGTATGAGTTTCTCGATCGGTTTGTGAATATAGCCGTTCCCAGGATGCGCGATTTTCGTGGTCTTCCCACAGAGGGATTTGACGGCCATGGAAACTATACCCTGGGCGTGAAGGAGCAAATCATTTTTCCAGAGATCGACGTAGAGAAGATCTACAGAATTTCTGGACTAGACGTTACATTCGTAACGAGTGCACGTACGGACGAGGAAGCGCAGGAGCTGCTCAAGCTATTGGGTATGCCCTTCAAAGGAAACACGGTTTTAGTATAAGAGATGTCAAAGAAGTCAATCATAGCACGTCAACTGAAGCGCGAGAAAATGGTCGCGCGTTATGCTGAGCGTCGTCAGCGGCTAAAGGATGAGGAGCGCTGGGATGAGCTACAAAAGCTCCCCAGGGATAGTAGCCCTGTACGCCTCCGCAACCGCTGCCAGCTAACCGGTCGTCCACGCGCCTACATACGTCGTTTTGGCCTGAGCCGTATCAAGTTTCGTGAACTGGCCTTGGCTGGAAAAATTCCTGGAGTTAAAAAAGCTAGCTGGTAAAAAAATGCATACAGATCCTATAGCAGACCTGCTCACCCGAATTCGGAATGCTCAGCAGGCCAAACATAGAATAGTAGAAGTACCTGGTTCCAAGATCAAGCTGGGTATCGTGCGGGTACTTCACCGCATGGGCTACATCTCGAATTTCAAGTGGGAGGACGACAATAAGCAGGGTGTGATCAAGATCGCCCTTAAGTACGATCCCATAACCAAGCAGCCGGCTATTACGAAGATCGGCCGGATTAGTACGCCCGGTCTGCGCCAGTATGGTGCGCACAATGAGATGCCACGTGTGCTAAACGGCTTGGGTATTGCCATCGTCTCTACCAGTAAGGGTATCCTTACCGGCAAGGAGGCTAATATCCAGAAGGTGGGCGGAGAACTGTTGTGTTACGTTTATTAAATCATAGCCATGTCTCGCGTAGGTAAAGCAACGATCGCCATCCCAAGGGGTGTGGAAATCAAGCACGAAAAGGGATTTGTGCATGTGAAAGGACCTAAGGGTCAATTGAGCCAGCGTATAGAGCCTGGTTTTGAGCTTAAGATTGAGGAGAATGAGCTTAATGTAGTTCGTCCTACCGAACAGAAGCGTCATAAAGCGCTGCATGGCCTGTATCGTGCTTTGCTTAATAATATGACACAGGGCGTAAGCACAGGTTTCACCCGAACCCTGGAGCTTATTGGGGTAGGTTATCGTGCAGATGCTAAGGGCCAAGTGCTGGAGTTGTCTGTAGGATATTCACACCCGGTATTCTTTGGCTTGCCCCCAGAGGTAACTGTTGCAACAGAGCAGCAGAAGGGTCAGCCTCCACGCATCATTCTGTCTAGCCACGACAAGCAGTTGTTGGGTCAGATTGTTGCCAAGATCCGCAAGGTACGTCCGCCGGAGCCCTACAAAGGCAAAGGTATACGCGAGGCGGGTGAAGTTGTACGTCGTAAGGCTGGTAAAGCAGCTGCTAAAAAATAAGCGTCATGAGTGAAAAGAAAGTACGTAACCCCAAAGAGGCTAGACGTCAGCGCGTAAAGCGCGGGATTCGGAAGTCTCTGCATGGATCTGAGGGCCGTCCACGGTTGACCGTGTACAGAAGCAATGCTTCTATTTATGCACAGATCATAGATGACTTGAGCGGAAAAACACTCGTGAGTTGTTCCAGCCGCATTAAGAATATTGATGGAAAAAAAATTACAAAGACTGAGAAGAGTGTACTTGTAGGCAAGCTCTTGGCAGAGAAGGCCAAGGCTGCTGGCGTATCTCAGGTGGTATTTGATCGTAATGGCTTCAAATATCATGGCCGGGTAAAGGCGCTAGCTGAAGGTGCACGAGAGGGAGGTCTGCAATTCTAACATGAATATGAAAGCACAACGTGTAAAGGCTGGTGAAGCTGAGTTGGCCGAGAAGTTGGTTGCGGTAAATCGCGTAGCCAAGGTGGTAAAGGGTGGACGACGTTTCAGCTTTAGCGCCATAATAGTGGTGGGAGATGGTAAGGGCGTTGTTGGCCATGGCTTGGGCAAAGCAGGCGAGGCTACCAATGCGATCACCAAGGGCATAGACGATGCCAAGAAGAACTTGATACGCGTTCCTATTATCAATGGAACGGTGCCCCACGAATTGTATCACAAGTACGGTGCTGCACGCATTATCATTAAGCCTGCCGCACCTGGTACAGGTGTACTGGCCGGCGGTGCCATGCGTGCTGTTCTGGAGGCTGCTGGTATCAAGGACGTATTGGGTAAAAGTACAGGTTCGTCCAACCCACACAACGTGGTGAAGGCCACAATTGATGCCTTGGCTAATATGCGTGATGCGCATTCTATCGCTAAGACACGCGGTGTTACTTTGTCTAAAGTCTTTAACGGTAGCTAGATATGAAAGTAAAAATAACGTTGGTCAAGAGCGTGATCGACCGAGAAAAGTCTCAAAAGGCTACGGTTAAGGCACTTGGATTGGGCAAGCTAAATCGTAGCGTGGAGCATGAAGTCAACCCACAAATTCTGG
This DNA window, taken from Bacteroidota bacterium, encodes the following:
- the rplR gene encoding 50S ribosomal protein L18, whose translation is MSEKKVRNPKEARRQRVKRGIRKSLHGSEGRPRLTVYRSNASIYAQIIDDLSGKTLVSCSSRIKNIDGKKITKTEKSVLVGKLLAEKAKAAGVSQVVFDRNGFKYHGRVKALAEGAREGGLQF
- the rpsN gene encoding 30S ribosomal protein S14 — its product is MSKKSIIARQLKREKMVARYAERRQRLKDEERWDELQKLPRDSSPVRLRNRCQLTGRPRAYIRRFGLSRIKFRELALAGKIPGVKKASW
- the rpsE gene encoding 30S ribosomal protein S5, producing MNMKAQRVKAGEAELAEKLVAVNRVAKVVKGGRRFSFSAIIVVGDGKGVVGHGLGKAGEATNAITKGIDDAKKNLIRVPIINGTVPHELYHKYGAARIIIKPAAPGTGVLAGGAMRAVLEAAGIKDVLGKSTGSSNPHNVVKATIDALANMRDAHSIAKTRGVTLSKVFNGS
- the rplN gene encoding 50S ribosomal protein L14, with the translated sequence MIQQESRLKVADNTGAKELLCIRVLGGSARRYGTIGDTLVCSVKSAMPNGTVKKGDVVKAVIVRVKKEIRRRDGSYIRFDENAAVVINNAGEPRGTRIFGPVARELREKQFMKIVSLAPEVL
- the rpmC gene encoding 50S ribosomal protein L29 codes for the protein MKAEDIRQLSEQELESSIRDHQKMLADLKFNHTIAPIENPARIRKIRKEVARMHTILKERKS
- the rpsC gene encoding 30S ribosomal protein S3 is translated as MGQKTHPTGLRLGIVKGWESNWFGGKNYVDKIVEDEKIRNYLAARIPRGGIAKVVIERTLRRLIITIHTARPGIVIGRAGQEVEKLKEEIKKLTDKEVQINIFEVKRPEIDAQLIADNVAQQLQARISFRRAMKSAISSGMRMGAEGVKVMCSGRLGGADMSRTEMYKEGRVPLQTLRADIDYATSTARTVYGAIGVKVWVFKGELYGKIDLSPEAQNGKGKSSARGAARGGDRPPRGGDRPARGGDRPARGGDRPPRGGGDRGGRPGGPDMSQDRNKRKRK
- the rplX gene encoding 50S ribosomal protein L24; protein product: MRRTKNKIPKLHVAKGDQVRVLSGKNRGASGRILRVLPKQQKAVVEGVNMITKHVKPNQNNPNGDRITMEAPLHVSKLMLLEGGVPTRVGRKKTENGWVRVSKRTGKEMPTQR
- the rpsH gene encoding 30S ribosomal protein S8 translates to MHTDPIADLLTRIRNAQQAKHRIVEVPGSKIKLGIVRVLHRMGYISNFKWEDDNKQGVIKIALKYDPITKQPAITKIGRISTPGLRQYGAHNEMPRVLNGLGIAIVSTSKGILTGKEANIQKVGGELLCYVY
- the rplE gene encoding 50S ribosomal protein L5 encodes the protein MAYEVRLLNIYKGSVVKSLNEKFNYKNTLQVPKLEKIVLSRGIGQAVSDKKLVEQAVEEFMLISGQKPVVTRSRVDISNFKLRKGMPIGCKVTLRGIRMYEFLDRFVNIAVPRMRDFRGLPTEGFDGHGNYTLGVKEQIIFPEIDVEKIYRISGLDVTFVTSARTDEEAQELLKLLGMPFKGNTVLV
- the rplF gene encoding 50S ribosomal protein L6, with protein sequence MSRVGKATIAIPRGVEIKHEKGFVHVKGPKGQLSQRIEPGFELKIEENELNVVRPTEQKRHKALHGLYRALLNNMTQGVSTGFTRTLELIGVGYRADAKGQVLELSVGYSHPVFFGLPPEVTVATEQQKGQPPRIILSSHDKQLLGQIVAKIRKVRPPEPYKGKGIREAGEVVRRKAGKAAAKK
- the rpsQ gene encoding 30S ribosomal protein S17 — its product is MSEEKIAPARANRKERTGIVLSNKMEKTIVVGVERKVKHPLYGKFIKKTTKFAAHDEKQDANIGDRVRIMETRPLSKTKRWRLVEIVERAK
- the rplP gene encoding 50S ribosomal protein L16; this encodes MLQPKRTKFRKTQKGRIRGMATRGQEIAFGSFGLKTLDTNFITSRQIESARIAMTRFMKREGQVWIRIFPDKPMTKKPAEVRMGKGKGSPEYWVAPVQPGRIMFECDGVPVEVAREAMRLAAQKLPVKTKFVIRRDF
- the rpmD gene encoding 50S ribosomal protein L30; this translates as MKVKITLVKSVIDREKSQKATVKALGLGKLNRSVEHEVNPQILGMIKKVSHLVKLEEA